The window AAACCGCGTGAGGTGGGACGGTAGCAGTCGGGTTCTGCCATGCCTGCGGGCATATAGTCGGCAGCAGCGGCATAGGCGTGGGCTTCGTCGTGGGGATAACGGTAGGTTGCGCCAAAGCCTTGTTCTTGCATCCATGCGGTGGGGGCGTTGCACAAATGTGGCGGTACGGGCGCATGGCGGCTGTGGCGGATGAATTCGCGCATTTCGTTAAAGGCGGTATAGCCTGCGTTGGATTTAGCGGCGCTTGCCAGATACAGCACGGTTTGCGCCAATGCCAGTTCGCCTTCGGGCGAGCCGAGCCGTTCGTAGGTGTCCAAGGCGGTGTTCGCTAATTCTAGTGCGCGTGGGTCTGCCAAACCGATGTCTTCCCATGCCATACGCACCAAGCGCCGTCCGATATAACGCGGGTCTGCGCCGCCGTCCAGCATGCGGCAAAACCAGTACAGCGCAGCATTGGGATGTGAACCGCGCACCGATTTGTGCAGGGCGGAAATCTGCTGGTAAAACACGTCGCCGTTTTTGTCAAAACGGGCGGGGGTGTCGCCGAGCAGAGCAGCGGCTTCTGCCACATTTAAAGGTTTGTCGGGCGTGCTTGCCGACAAAATCCGTTCCAAATGGTTGAGCAAACGCCGTGCATCGCCGCCTGCGCTGTTGAGCAACCATGCGCGGGTGTCGTCCGCCAAAGTTAAACCTGCGTATTCGGGCAAGTTGAGGGCTTTGTTGCACAAGGTGTTTAAATCATTTTCGCCCAAGGGTTTGAGCGTATAAACCTGTGTGCGGCTGAGCAGCGCGGCATTGACTTCAAAAGACGGGTTTTCGGTGGTCGCGCCGATAAACACCAAGACGCCGTTTTCCACATAGGGCAAAAAGGCATCTTGCTGGGATTTATTGAAACGGTGGATTTCATCTACAAACAACACGGTGCGTTGTCCTGCGGCGTGGCGGGACTGGGCTTGCTCCACCGCTTCGCGTATGTCTTTTACCCCTGAAAACACGGCGGATAAGGGCTCAAAATGGGCTTGAAAACCTTGCGCGACAATCTGCGCCAAGGTGGTTTTGCCGATACCGGGTGCGCCCCACAAAATCATGGAATGGGGCATACCGCTTTCCAAGGCGGTGCGTAAGGGCTTGCCCGTGTCGGTTAGGTGGTTTTGTCCGACAACATCGTCTAAAGTGTGCGGGCGCAGGCGTTCGGCAAGCGGGGCGGCGGGCGGTTGGGTAAATAAATCAGGCAAAATATATTCCATAATTTAAATTGATTGGAATGGTTTGATTATGAAGAGGAATAATTATAATGAGATTGTTGACGTTTTTTTTTTTTTTTTTTACAATATATTAAACTTCTTTAAATAAATAAACAATTTTATATAAGGATATAAATCATGCATGATTTGATTGATAACCCATCTCCTCGTTGCCCATGTTTATTAGTTTTGGATACTTCGGGATCAATGGACGGCGAACCCATTCGCCAATTAAATTTTGGTGTTCAGTCATTTATTCAAGCTTTGCAAAATGATGAAGTTGCAGCTTGCTCTGTTGAAGTGGCGATTTTGGCAGCAGGGGGACATGTTGAGGAAATACTGCCATTTACAACTGTAATGGATTTAGACTATACCAGTACTTTTACTGCACAGGGTGGGACACCTTTAGGAATGGCAGTAGAAAAAGGGCTGGATATGTTGGAAAAACGAAAAAGCGAATATCAGAAAAATGGCATTGCTTATTACCAACCTTGGTTGGTAATGATTAGTGATGGTGCGCCAACAGATGCTTGGCAAAGTGCTGCTCAAAATTGCCGAACGTTATCCGAAAATAAAAAATTAGTTTCGCTAATGGTAGGTGTTGAAGATGCGGACATGGATAAATTAGGTCAATTTAGTAACCGCCCAGCATTAAAGCTTGATGGGTTAAGATTTGGGGATTTTTTTCAATGGCTTTCTGCCAGTATGAGTCGGGTTTCTTCTTCTAATTCTACTGCTACAACTGTAAATTTACCTCCTATAGATAGTTGGGCTTCTATTTAATACTGATATTAATATAGCCAATGCGGTTTGATTATGTGTTAAGAGTGTTACTGCATTGGCTGTCATTAATAAATGATGGTTTAAAGGTAAAAGATATTTATGAAAATTTATGACTCACATGGTGTAGCACAAAGTTTATCTAGGCTTTTTGGGCAAGGTGGTGAAGCAGAAATCTATCAATTATTAGATCGACCTGATGTTTTATTTAAAAGATATCATCAATCTATCTTAAATACGAGAGGAGGGCAGCTGCGTAAGAAAGTTGAGTGTATGTGTGCTATGGGTTTGAGAGAAAATAAGAATCTAAGTTGGCCTTTACTCAATGTTTTTGATGAAAAGAAAAATTGGATTGGTTATTGTATGTATCGCGCTGATGGTGAGACATTGTTTAAATTATCTCATGCTGTTCTTTATAAGAAATACTTTCCAAATTTAGATAGGAAAGCAATAGTAACTTATCTAATCTCGTTGTTAATGGAAATAAAAAAGTTGCATGAATTGGAAATTATGATCGGTGATTATAATTTACAAAATATCTTAATTCATCCGCAATCAGGGAAAATTACTTTAATTGACTGTGATAGTTATCAAATTTCATTTAGAGGACAATATTTTCCATGTGAAGTAGGAAGTGCGGATTTAACACCAAAAGAACATCAAAATACGGAGTTTAGAAACATTGTCCGTACTTTTGAGAGTGAGTATTTTTCTATCGCAATTATCTTGTTTAAAGCATTGATGTTGGGTAGGCATCCTTACGATGTTATTGGTGGCACAGATCCTGTTAAAAATTTGTGTAATGGTCAGTTTCCTTATGGTCAGGATGGAAAAGGTATTCCTAAAGGGCAGTGGTATAATATTTGGAGTCACATGCCATATAAATTAAAATCATTGTTTATACAGACGTTTAAAGATGGTGCTTCTGATCCCAGCAAACGGGCTTCCATAGATGAGTGGTTGAGAGAATTAAAGCAATACAGGAAAGAAATGGAGAAAGGGTGGCATGCTGTTGAGATTATTCCATCTCACCCCAAAGAAAAAAGTTATCGTGGTAGCAATACTTACAATTAATTAATATTTAGTAAAAGAGCGTGCTATGTCTAAAAGTAATAAAAAACAATTGGATAAAAAATCATTGGAAAACAAATGTTTGGAGTGCGATAATAATTCACAAGAGACAAAAAGAGAAAATAAAACATTATTGATGAGAAGTAATGATGGAGGTATTTCGGGAAACAGGGACTTGGAAAGCAAGAATATAAATACGGGAAGTGGCTCTTCTATAGATAATGATCTTAATACCTTAGGAGATGAGAAATCTCAATATGAAGCTATAAGGTACTTGGGTAATAGATACATGTGGCTTGCACAATATGATATGGTTGTTGGTCTGAATCATAAGAAGCCTGTTATTTCTATTCCTTGTCAAGATGCAGCTTTTGCTACTTCTTCACCTCGTCCAATGATTATGATTGCTGATGGTGCAGGTAGTTCGGTAGTCTCTGATTTAGGAGCGGTAAGTGTAATTACTGGTGTTGCTAGATTCTTATATACTATGGAGCGGAGTTTGGTCAACTTATTAGATGGTGAAACTTCTGATAAGGAAGATGATGGTATTCGTACTTTTTCATTGTTGATTGTCAAACATGCTAAAGGTATTTTGGAAGATTTGTCTATATTACATCGTAGACCAATTAAGGATTTTCGTTGTACTTTATTATTGGGAGTTGTTGGTAAAGCTAAGACAATGTGGTTAAAAGTAGGAGACGGTGCTTTGGTTGTTGAAAAAAAATATATTGAAGGAGAAGAAATAAAATCTGAATTGCAGATGCTAGGGGAAGTTGGAAAAGGAGAATTTGCAAATTATACAACTTTTATTGATGAAAATATTCAATTTGAAGATGTACAAAGTGGTGTATTATCTTCTGATAAGATATGTGCTTTATTTGCTATGAGTGATGGAGCAGCAGAAAAGTTGGTGGCGAATGACGGTACGAAAATTGCGGATCGTTTGGTTAGTTGGGCTGATTTGTTGCGTAATAATAAGTTAAATAGACGCATTCTAACGACAACCTTTTATTCTGATGCATTCTTAAATAACCATACAGGTGATGATTGTAGTGTAGCGATAATTTCATCTAAATTTAATGAATGTTAATATAATTTATTAGTTGCTTGTGTGATGAGATCATAATTCTGTTATTGGAAATTATGATCTTTCTTTTTTTTAATTATACGATCAGCCACGGCGACAAATCGGCAGTGTGGATGTCCCACGACCACACGCTGTGGCTGCTGTGTCCGTCCAGCCCGCGCAAAAACAGGTAGCGCACGCCGATTTGCTCGGGCAGGGCGTGGCGGCTGTGCAGATAACGGGCGGCGGCGATGCTGTAAATCAGGGCTTGCAGATAGTAATGATGGTCGGCAACGGCTTCATCGAGCGCGGCGGGTGTGTAGGCGGCGGCGTGGTCGCCCAAACGGTTGGATTTGTAGTCAATAATCAGCACGCGCCCGTCTGCGGTGCGGCACATCAGGTCAATTGCGCCGTTTAAATAACCGTGCAGGTCTTGAAACTGCAAAGCAGCAGCAGCTTGAATAATATGGGGCGATAAACCGCTGTGAGCCAGCAAACGGCGGATGTCGGCAAGGCGGAAATCGGTATGTAAAACGAATTCGGTTTCGGTTAGACGTTGCTGCGGCGAAAAATCTGCCAAAGTGGTGTGGTCAGGCAGCAGCGGGGTGCGGCGGGTGCGCTGCAACAGTTCGCCAACGGTGTCGCACCATTGTTCGGGGTCAAAACCGTAACGTTCCAGTATCAGCGCATCGGCGGCGGGGTCGGCAGGGGCAAACAGCCTGTTTTCCAACAGGGAGTGTAGGCAAATCCCCGCATTGCTGCCGTGGGGAAAGGCGTGTATGCCTTCGGCATTGGCGGCGGGCGTAAGGGGAGCGGGGTCGGGTAGGTCGGCGGGGCTGTCGGACGGCGGCAGTTCGGCGCGGGCAGCGGCAAGGCGTTCACTTTGGCGCAGCAAACCTGTAAAGCTGGTGTGGCGGATAAAACCGAAACGGCGCGGCGCGTATTCGGCGGCGCGGTAAACGGGGCGAGCAAGGGCAGACCAATCGGCGCGGACGGCGGAAGGGGCTTGATGTCCGTACCATGTCAAACCATGCGTTTGCGCGAACTGCTGCCAATGTTCGCGGCAAGCGTTGTCGTTGGTGGTGGTTTTGTCGGGCATATCCAGCAGATAGGCGGGTGCGCTGCCCTTGCCGTCCCGATAAGCCCCCGCATACAAATACAACCGTTCTTCGGCACGGGTAAGTGCCACATACAGCAAACGCAGGTCTTCCGACAGGTGTTCGCGCTGCTGCTGTTCGCGGTCGGCTTCGTCAAACTGGCTGTCGTGCAACAACACCGCTTCGCTGCCACGGTGGACAATATGCCATTCGCTGCGCGGTGCGGCGGCGGCTTTCCAAATAAACGGACAAATCACCACAGGATATTGCAAGCCTTTAGACGCATGAATGGTCACGATTTTGACCAAATCATTGTCGCTTTCCAAACGCAGCGTGTGGGCTTGTGTGCCGCTGCCCTGTTTGGCAGATTCAATTTGACGGTGCAGCCATTGTTGCAGCGACACGGGGCTGTGGCTGAGTTCGTCTTCGGCGGCGAGAAGTTCCATCACCTGATGCAGATTGGTCAGACTGCGTTCGTTGCGCTGCGCCAGCAAACGGGTTTCCACGCCGTGTTCGCG is drawn from Conchiformibius steedae and contains these coding sequences:
- a CDS encoding protein phosphatase 2C domain-containing protein; protein product: MSKSNKKQLDKKSLENKCLECDNNSQETKRENKTLLMRSNDGGISGNRDLESKNINTGSGSSIDNDLNTLGDEKSQYEAIRYLGNRYMWLAQYDMVVGLNHKKPVISIPCQDAAFATSSPRPMIMIADGAGSSVVSDLGAVSVITGVARFLYTMERSLVNLLDGETSDKEDDGIRTFSLLIVKHAKGILEDLSILHRRPIKDFRCTLLLGVVGKAKTMWLKVGDGALVVEKKYIEGEEIKSELQMLGEVGKGEFANYTTFIDENIQFEDVQSGVLSSDKICALFAMSDGAAEKLVANDGTKIADRLVSWADLLRNNKLNRRILTTTFYSDAFLNNHTGDDCSVAIISSKFNEC
- a CDS encoding kinase, with product MKIYDSHGVAQSLSRLFGQGGEAEIYQLLDRPDVLFKRYHQSILNTRGGQLRKKVECMCAMGLRENKNLSWPLLNVFDEKKNWIGYCMYRADGETLFKLSHAVLYKKYFPNLDRKAIVTYLISLLMEIKKLHELEIMIGDYNLQNILIHPQSGKITLIDCDSYQISFRGQYFPCEVGSADLTPKEHQNTEFRNIVRTFESEYFSIAIILFKALMLGRHPYDVIGGTDPVKNLCNGQFPYGQDGKGIPKGQWYNIWSHMPYKLKSLFIQTFKDGASDPSKRASIDEWLRELKQYRKEMEKGWHAVEIIPSHPKEKSYRGSNTYN
- a CDS encoding vWA domain-containing protein — translated: MHDLIDNPSPRCPCLLVLDTSGSMDGEPIRQLNFGVQSFIQALQNDEVAACSVEVAILAAGGHVEEILPFTTVMDLDYTSTFTAQGGTPLGMAVEKGLDMLEKRKSEYQKNGIAYYQPWLVMISDGAPTDAWQSAAQNCRTLSENKKLVSLMVGVEDADMDKLGQFSNRPALKLDGLRFGDFFQWLSASMSRVSSSNSTATTVNLPPIDSWASI
- a CDS encoding replication-associated recombination protein A, producing the protein MPDLFTQPPAAPLAERLRPHTLDDVVGQNHLTDTGKPLRTALESGMPHSMILWGAPGIGKTTLAQIVAQGFQAHFEPLSAVFSGVKDIREAVEQAQSRHAAGQRTVLFVDEIHRFNKSQQDAFLPYVENGVLVFIGATTENPSFEVNAALLSRTQVYTLKPLGENDLNTLCNKALNLPEYAGLTLADDTRAWLLNSAGGDARRLLNHLERILSASTPDKPLNVAEAAALLGDTPARFDKNGDVFYQQISALHKSVRGSHPNAALYWFCRMLDGGADPRYIGRRLVRMAWEDIGLADPRALELANTALDTYERLGSPEGELALAQTVLYLASAAKSNAGYTAFNEMREFIRHSRHAPVPPHLCNAPTAWMQEQGFGATYRYPHDEAHAYAAAADYMPAGMAEPDCYRPTSRGLEAKIAEKLAWLKQLDQAAQA